One window of the Lycorma delicatula isolate Av1 chromosome 3, ASM4794821v1, whole genome shotgun sequence genome contains the following:
- the SKIP gene encoding shal K[+] channel interacting protein, translating into MSNNGNIVVEWLRSLHLGQYAESFLDNGYDDLEICKQVGDPDLDAIGVFNPTHRSRLLQSVRTLREEGAASVYFTLEESAAIQEECQCDSASARSSRTSSGRVSEKEGLGRSPAGSSSAGSAQELGRYLDEYEEGKAELVRIPRMQLKLLLKEKLAQDGIRLSCQPYSTSLSASVQFLANNNAISSTKAEQLIFSPLVPSLIPLFLSKLLFQSLTTFSRATVVKKAHLV; encoded by the exons ATGTCAAATAATGGTAATATTGTTGTTGAATGGTTACGTTCGTTACACTTAGGTCAGTATGCTGAGTCCTTTTTAGACAATGGCTATGATGACTTAGAAATATGTAAACAAGTCGGTGATCCCGACTTAGACGCTATAGGTGTATTTAACCCTACTCATAGAAGCAGATTGTTACAGTCTGTTAGAACACTGAGAGAAGAAGGTGCTGCTTCcgtttattttactttagagGAATCCGCTGCCATTCAAGAAGAATGTCAATGTGACAGTGCAAGTGCGAGGTCTTCGAGAACGTCTTCAGGAAGGGTTTCCGAGAAAGAGGGATTGGGACGTAGCCCAGCAGGATCCTCTAGTGCTGGTAGTGCTCAGGAACTCGGGAGATACTTAGATGAATATGAAGAAGGAAAGGCCGAACTCGTTCGCATACCGAGAATGCAGCTTAAACTACTTCTTAAAGAAAAACTTGCGCAGGATGGAATTCGATTGAGTTGTCAACCGTATTCAACTTCG CTTTCAGCTTCAGTGCAGTTTTTAGCTAATAATAACGCCATATCATCAACGAAAGCTGAACAGTTAATCTTTAGTCCATTAGTTCCCAGtcttattccattatttttgtcTAAACTTTTGTTCCAATCTCTAACCACCTTTTCAAGAGCAACAGTAGTGAAGAAAGCCCATCTTGTCTAA